In Triticum aestivum cultivar Chinese Spring chromosome 5B, IWGSC CS RefSeq v2.1, whole genome shotgun sequence, the following proteins share a genomic window:
- the LOC123117064 gene encoding transcription factor JUNGBRUNNEN 1-like: protein MMVGKAEMSAMEMEKVMSDGEVVLGGAGEEEDDVVLPGYRFHPTDEELVTFYLRRKVAKKSLRIEVIREMDIYKHDPWDLPKASTVGGEKEWYFFCLRGRKYRNSIRPNRVTGSGFWKATGIDRPIYSATSGGSGSGSGMSIGLKKSLVYYRGSAGKGTKTDWMMHEFRLPPAAAAATNASPSMQEAEVWTICRIFRRTITYRKQQTWRPAPAPSTTITAADSSSNTGSFESSEGGDEYMNCLQAPAAAAPYISQHQHPQQYVSQTGTVDSGNFFYRDTMHNQQFQEQWNSPPAAPEPEQKPLNPLSAADSFHQNEHNLTVAPNDFHKVEALDGYLEEIARMMEVTDPAGFYDYRSYGSSAGNRGPSFVRTLHSSAP, encoded by the exons ATGATGGTGGGCAAGGCGGAGATGAGCGCCATGGAGATGGAGAAGGTGATGAGCGACGGAGAGGTGGTgctcggcggcgccggcgaggaggaggacgacgtggTGCTGCCGGGGTACCGGTTCCACCCCACCGACGAGGAGCTCGTCACCTTCTACCTCCGGCGCAAGGTGGCCAAGAAGTCGCTCCGCATCGAGGTCATCCGGGAGATGGACATCTACAAGCATGACCCATGGGATCTCCCCA AGGCGAGCACGGTTGGTGGGGAGAAAGAGTGGTACTTCTTCTGCCTCAGAGGAAGGAAGTACCGGAACAGCATCCGGCCCAACCGGGTGACCGGCTCCGGCTTCTGGAAGGCCACCGGCATCGACCGGCCCATCTACTCTGCCACCAGCGGCGGCTCGGGCTCGGGCTCCGGCATGTCGATCGGGCTGAAGAAGTCGCTCGTCTACTACCGTGGCAGCGCCGGCAAGGGCACCAAGACCGACTGGATGATGCACGAGTTCCGCCTCCCGCCGGCCGCCGCGGCGGCCACCAACGCCTCCCCGAGCATGCAGGAAGCC GAGGTGTGGaccatctgcaggatcttcaggaGGACCATCACCTACCGGAAGCAGCAGACGTGGAGGCCGGCACCGGCGCCATCCACCACCATCACCGCGGCCGACTCGAGCTCCAACACGGGGAGCTTCGAGTCGTCGGAGGGCGGCGACGAGTACATGAACTGCCTGCAGGCTCCAGCAGCCGCCGCTCCATACATCTCCCAGCACCAGCACCCGCAGCAGTACGTCAGTCAGACGGGCACGGTGGACAGCGGCAATTTCTTCTACAGGGATACCATGCACAACCAACAGTTCCAGGAGCAATGGAACTCTCCGCCTGCCGCGCCGGAGCCGGAGCAGAAACCACTGAACCCATTATCGGCGGCCGACTCCTTCCACCAGAATGAACATAACCTCACCGTCGCCCCCAACGATTTCCACAAGGTCGAGGCCCTCGACGGGTATTTGGAGGAGATCGCGAGGATGATGGAGGTGACTGATCCGGCAGGGTTTTACGACTACAGATCATACGGTTCATCAGCAGGAAACAGAGGGCCGAGCTTCGTGCGCACCCTCCACTCTTCGGCCCCGTAG